A genomic segment from Salvelinus alpinus chromosome 8, SLU_Salpinus.1, whole genome shotgun sequence encodes:
- the LOC139582924 gene encoding nuclear receptor coactivator 1-like produces MSAVGESALDPATPESRKRKGSPCDTSEQSVEKRRRELECRYIDELAELLSANMGDIASLNVQPDKCHILKSTVDQIQQIKRREQEKAAMMSPEDEVQKSDISSSSQGMVEKEALGPLLLEALDGFFFVVNREGRMVFVSENVTGYLGYTQEELITSSVYSILHVGDHGEFVRNLLPKSLVNGVPWPQEQSRRNSNTFNCRMLKRPPDEVDSENQEARQQYDIMQCFTVSQPKAMPEEGDDLQSCLICIACPMPRPQQLPAIRTESFITKQDPTGKIISIETSALRATGRPGWEDLVRKCIYAFFQPQGKEPSHAKKLLHEVMTHGTAISPLYRFNLSDGTPLSAQTRCKFCCPPNHDVQPFIMGIHTIDREHNTASSQENTNSSLLLTHRSPAPSHSPALPSGSEASQAPGPTLGLHLNNGKSSNTTAPTTPTSHSAGYLTPNRMCPQQVNSPSALGSPLTATPTSFMSPRPPRASPGLGGSPRVPGNPFSPSTPGLHSPAPSLGGGAGGGGSGILSRHHSGGDGGAGTPLGFSLPSPLPQRQASTPTSSPARPPPAKPPEGGGGGGGGEDLAKGKVEGNPKLNQPLDNGGVGVPRDPKNTSTKPTSIPQCPASHSTLTERHKILHRLLQDSSPAEGSNGKESEIKKEPPASPATANPNGPPTTPQDHQLLRFLLDTDEKDLGDLPPPAALSLQTVRVKTEKRASGDTTPCAAACASPKPKPSPADSRPSRDPFPSGSADLDPLSQLLPTLRGPAGAKQGSEEQGGPQTQALSSHSQTQPQPRLHSPPQPQTQPWLQSPLQTKPQNHLQLQCPTQLPSPTQLQSPTQLQSPTQLQSPTLLQSPTQLQPSGANIVKAVTVKREPPGRPSRGLTDGSSLQNQSHFDFCSQRPGQGELFQTPKDSSSPFKEHGLMNSFNSNTALSKMETDSQQFQTLALTETLFFDGGMGNPVQASLASPQEQCVPCPLDELLCPPTTPEGRNDEKALLDQLVSFLSGTDESELAELDRALGIDKLVKGGCFDPVPQRFPSQPPATTPISMDPKLPGYPSQFNPGPPAQFPPEIAGVQSMGGFGAPRGAFPGGMMLRPGMGRAPGMTNQLRLPPNQLRLQLQQRLQGPQQLQNRLAAMSPFPGEAHISMGMRQGGKQPQMPSQPPLNAQMLAQRQRELYSFQHRQRQLLQQKVMLMRQGMGGGGPMGATRGQTGPQPQQQQFGYLPGYSPMPGNPPSSPSLFNPMGGTQDPKLSGQSPMGSQATMMGGMQGQFGGAVNSAVQPVLFQQFGGPGMVQQGDPSFPTELSPTSPLLSPQNSTSQSPLLQQAQPPGYQSPDMKSWQQAGMGGNSLFSQSGQTTPQAFEQQGVYNNMSITVSMAGGSGGVGSLPSIGPPVGMGNSNLGDINSMCNDQVQQVQVFADVQCTVNLVGSDSYLNQSGSIGTQKGPQGPQSSQSQQKSLLQQLLTE; encoded by the exons AGAAAGCGGCTATGATGTCACCGGAAGACGAGGTGCAGAAGAGTGACATCTCGTCCAGTAGTCAGGGGATGGTGGAGAAAGAGGCTCTGGGGCCGCTGCTGCTCGAG GCTCTGGACGGCTTCTTTTTTGTGGTGAACCGCGAGGGCCGGATGGTGTTTGTGTCGGAGAATGTGACGGGTTACCTAGGCTACACCCAGGAAGAGCTGATTACCTCCAGCGTCTACAGCATCCTCCATGTGGGAGACCACGGCGAGTTTGTCCGCAACTTGCTGCCCAAGAGCCTCG tgaACGGGGTGCCGTGGCCCCAGGAGCAGAGTCGGAGGAACAGTAACACATTTAACTGCCGGATGCTAAAGAGGCCTCCTGATGAGGTGGACTCAGAGAACCAGGAGGCACGACAGCAGTACGACATCATGCAGTGTTTTACGGTCTCCCAGCCCAAAGCCATGCCGGAGGAGGGAGAtg ACCTGCAGAGCTGCCTGATCTGCATAGCCTGCCCGATGCCCCGCCCCCAGCAGCTACCCGCCATCCGCACTGAGTCCTTTATCACCAAACAGGACCCCACAG ggaaGATCATCTCCATAGAGACCAGTGCTCTGCGGGCGACGGGGCGACCGGGCTGGGAGGACCTGGTCAGGAAGTGTATCTACGCCTTCTTCCAGCCGCAGGGCAAAGAACCCTCCCACGCCAAGAAGCTGCTCCacgagg TGATGACTCATGGCACGGCCATCAGCCCTCTTTACCGGTTCAACCTGAGCGATGGGACCCCCCTCAGCGCTCAGACCCGCTGCAAGTTCTGCTGCCCCCCTAACCATGACGTTCAGCCCTTCATCATGGGCATTCACACTATCGACAG ggAACACAACACTGCTAGCTCTCAGGAAAACACTAACTCCAGCCTTCTACTGACCCATAGGAGCCCTGCTCCCTCCCACTCCCCTGCCCTTCCCTCGGGCAGCGAGGCCAGCCAAGCCCCAGGCCCCACCTTGGGCCTCCATCTCAACAATGGCAAAAGCTCCAACACCACCGCCCCCACCACACCCACCAGCCATTCAGCAGGGTACCTGACGCCCAACCGGATGTGTCCTCAGCAGGTCAACAGCCCCTCGGCCCTGGGAAGCCCCCTCACTGCCACCCCTACCTCATTCATGTCGCCCAGGCCCCCCAGGGCCAGTCCGGGGCTGGGCGGCAGCCCGCGTGTCCCAGGGAACCCCTTCTCCCCTTCCACCCCTGGCCTGCACTCTCCGGCACCGTCCCTGGGAGGTGGAGCTGGTGGCGGGGGAAGTGGAATCCTCAGCCGGCACCACTCTGGTGGGGACGGTGGAGCAGGGACCCCCCTGGGTTTCTCTCTGCCCTCCCCTTTACCTCAGAGGCAGGCCAGCACCCCCACCAGCTCCCCAGCACGCCCTCCCCCCGCCAAGCCCcccgagggaggaggaggaggtgggggcgGAGAGGACCTGGCTAAAGGAAAAGTAGAGGGGAACCCCAAACTCAACCAGCCCCTGGACAATGGCGGAGTGGGGGTGCCTAGGGACCCCAAAAACACATCTACCAAACCCACCTCCATCCCTCAGTGCCCGGCCTCCCACAGCACGCTGACGGAGCGCCACAAGATCCTCCACCGCCTCCTGCAGGACAGCAGCCCGGCTGAGGGCAGCAACGGCAAGGAGTCTGAGATCAAGAAGGAGCCTCCTGCCAGCCCTGCCACCGCCAACCCCAACGGACCCCCCACCACCCCTCAGGACCACCAGCTGCTGCGCTTCCTCCTGGACACGGATGAGAAGGACCTGGGCGACCTGCCCCCTCCGGCCGCTCTCAGCCTGCAGACGGTCCGGGTCAAGACTGAGAAGAGGGCCAGCGGGGACACTACGCCCTGCGCTGCAGCCTGCGCCAGCCCCAAGCCCAAACCGAGCCCTGCAGACAGCAGGCCGTCCAGAGACCCG ttccccAGTGGATCTGCTGACCTGGACCCTCTAAGCCAGCTGCTGCCCACCCTCAGGGGCCCCGCAGGGGCCAAGCAGGGCAGCGAGGAGCAGGGTGGTCCCCAGACCCAAGCCCTGTCGTCCCATAGCCAAACCCAACCTCAACCACGGCTCCATTCACCTCCACAGCCTCAGACACAGCCTTGGCTCCAATCACCTCTTCAAACCAAACCTCAGAACCATCTCCAGCTTCAGTGCCCTACCCAGCTTCCGTCACCTACCCAGCTTCAGTCCCCTACCCAGCTTCAGTCCCCTACCCAGCTTCAGTCCCCTACCTTACTTCAGTCCCCTACCCAGCTTCAGCCCAGTGGGGCAAACATTGTCAAGGCCGTGACCGTGAAGAGGGAGCCTCCCGGAAGACCAAGCCGAG GGCTCACTGATGGCTCCAGCCTGCAGAACCAGTCACACTTTGACTTCTGCAGCCAGAGACCGGGACAAGGGGAGCTCTTCCAGACACCCAAAGACAGCAGCAGCCCCTTTAAAGAGCATGGACTAATGAACTCATTTAACTCCAACACCG CGTTGTCTAAGATGGAGACAGACTCTCAGCAGTTCCAGACCCTGGCCCTGACTGAGACTCTGTTCTTTGATGGAGGCATGGGAAACCCTGTGCAAGCCTCTCTGGCCTCCCCTCAGGA GCAGTGTGTCCCGTGCCCGCTGGATGAGCTGCTGTGCCCCCCCACCACCCCCGAGGGGCGTAATGACGAGAAGGCCCTCCTGGACCAGCTGGTGTCCTTCCTGAGTGGCACAGACGAGAGCGAGCTGGCTGAGCTGGACCGAGCCCTGGGCATCGACAAGCTGGTGAAG GGCGGCTGCTTCGACCCCGTCCCTCAACGGTTCCCCTCCCAGCCTCCTGCCACCACCCCCATCTCCATGGACCCCAAGCTGCCCGGCTACCCCTCTCAGTTCAACCCCGGCCCCCCTGCCCAGTTCCCTCCAGAGATAGCAGGGGTGCAGAGTATGGGGGGCTTCGGTGCACCCAGGGGTGCCTTCCCTGGGGGCATGATGCTGAGGCCTGGCATGGGCAGAGCGCCTGGCATGACCAACCAGCTCCGGCTGCCTCCCAACCAGCTGAGGTTACAGCTGCAACAGAGGCTGCAGGGCCCACAGCAG ctgcagAACAGGCTGGCTGCCATGAGCCCGTTCCCAGGGGAAGCTCACATTTCCATGGGGATGCGTCAGGGAGGGAAGCAGCCTCAGATGCCCTCTCAG CCTCCTCTGAACGCCCAGATGCTGGCCCAGAGGCAGCGGGAGCTCTATAGCTTCCAGCACCGCCAGAGACAACTCCTGCAGCAGAAGGTCATGTTGATGAGGCAGGGCATGGGGGGCGGGGGGCCTATGGGGGCCACCAGGGGACAAACAGGACCCCAGCCACAGCAACAACAGTTTGGCTACCTTCCAGGCTACAGCCCCATGCCAGGGAATCCACCCAGCTCCCCCAGCCTATTCAACCCCATGGGAGGGACCCAGGACCCCAAGTTGTCgggccagagccctatgggcagcCAAGCAACTATGATGGGGGGGATGCAGGGACAGTTTGGGGGGGCGGTGAACTCGGCGGTGCAGCCTGTGCTCTTCCAGCAGTTTGGAGGACCAG GTATGGTCCAGCAAGGAGACCCCTCGTTCCCTACAGAGCTCAGCCCCACCAGTCCCCTGCTGTCCCCTCAGAACTCCACCTCCCAGAGTCCTCTGCTCCAGCAGGCCCAGCCTCCTGGGTACCAGTCACCTGACATGAAGAGTTGGCAGCAAGCTGGCATGGGCGGAAACAG CTTGTTCAGCCAGTCTGGTCAGACGACGCCCCAGGCCTTTGAGCAACAGGGGGTCTACAACAACATGAGTATCACTGTGTCAATGGCAGGAGGCTCAGGGGGGGTGGGCTCGCTACCTTCCATTGGACCACCTGTTGGCATGGGCAACAGTAACCTTGGCGACATCAACTCCATGTGTAACGATCAG gTACAGCAGGTTCAAGTGTTTGCCGACGTCCAGTGTACGGTGAACCTGGTGGGCAGCGACTCCTACCTGAACCAGTCGGGGTCCATAGGCACCCAGAAGGGCCCCCAGGGGCCTCAGAGCAGCCAGTCCCAGCAGAAGAGCCTCCTCCAGCAGCTCCTCACAGAGTGA